The following proteins come from a genomic window of Chryseobacterium glaciei:
- a CDS encoding gluconate 5-dehydrogenase: MNLFDLSGKVAVVTGGTHGLGMAMAEGLAAAGAELAITSTTPSKLEEALNYYHDKGYKATGYLFDVTDELEAAQKVALMEATHGKIDILVNNAGIIKRVPAIEMEVEDFRKVIDVDLTGPFIMSKLIGKHMIKRRSGKIINICSMMSELGRDNVVAYASAKGGLKMLTKNLATEWAKHNIQVNGIGPGYFATSQTEPIRVDGHPFNDFIISRTPEGRWGNPEDLAGTAIFLASDASRFINGQIIYVDGGILATIGKPANE, translated from the coding sequence ATGAATTTATTTGATTTATCCGGTAAAGTAGCCGTTGTAACGGGTGGTACTCACGGATTAGGAATGGCAATGGCAGAAGGTCTTGCTGCTGCAGGTGCTGAACTGGCGATCACAAGCACAACGCCGTCAAAATTAGAGGAAGCTTTAAACTATTATCACGATAAAGGGTACAAAGCAACCGGATATCTTTTTGATGTGACGGACGAATTGGAAGCCGCTCAGAAAGTAGCTCTTATGGAAGCTACCCATGGAAAAATAGACATCCTTGTCAACAACGCAGGAATCATCAAACGTGTTCCCGCTATTGAGATGGAGGTAGAAGACTTTAGAAAAGTAATCGATGTGGATCTTACAGGACCTTTTATCATGTCGAAATTAATCGGCAAACATATGATTAAAAGAAGATCGGGAAAGATCATCAACATCTGTTCGATGATGAGTGAGCTGGGCCGTGACAATGTAGTCGCTTATGCTTCTGCAAAAGGCGGTCTTAAAATGCTTACCAAAAATCTGGCGACAGAATGGGCAAAACACAATATTCAGGTGAACGGAATCGGCCCCGGATATTTTGCAACTTCTCAGACAGAACCAATCCGAGTGGATGGACATCCTTTTAACGATTTTATCATTAGTAGAACTCCGGAAGGAAGATGGGGAAACCCCGAAGACCTTGCTGGAACGGCTATTTTCCTTGCTTCGGACGCAAGCAGATTCATCAACGGTCAGATTATTTACGTTGATGGAGGAATTTTGGCAACTATCGGGAAACCGGCTAATGAGTAA
- the kduI gene encoding 5-dehydro-4-deoxy-D-glucuronate isomerase, whose translation MTQSEFRYAHHPEDAKKYTTEDLRREFLINDLFNEDKIKLVYSMYDRLIVGGIMPSTQALKLEPTDDLKAQHFLDRRELGIINVGGAGKVTVDGEVYELANKEALYIGKGAKEVVFEKSGDAQPYFYINSAPAHHTYPTKKITKNEAEIVELGEEKYANKRTINKLIVNSVLETCQLQMGMTELHPGSVWNTMPSHTHTRRMEAYFYFDLEEGQTISHFLGQPQETRHIFMQNRQAVLSPEWSIHSGVGTSNYTFIWGMAGENMDYGDMDGIKTNELK comes from the coding sequence ATGACACAATCAGAATTTCGTTACGCCCACCATCCAGAAGATGCAAAAAAGTATACCACTGAAGATCTTAGGAGGGAGTTTCTAATCAATGATTTATTTAATGAAGATAAGATAAAATTAGTCTACTCTATGTACGACAGGCTGATTGTAGGAGGTATAATGCCTTCAACACAAGCCTTAAAACTGGAACCAACAGACGATTTGAAAGCTCAACATTTCCTTGATAGGAGAGAGCTAGGAATCATCAACGTAGGCGGTGCCGGAAAAGTAACAGTAGACGGTGAAGTATATGAGCTTGCCAACAAGGAAGCTTTATATATTGGTAAAGGAGCAAAAGAAGTAGTTTTTGAAAAATCTGGTGATGCACAACCTTATTTTTACATCAATTCAGCTCCTGCACATCACACTTATCCGACAAAGAAAATCACAAAAAACGAAGCCGAAATTGTAGAATTAGGTGAAGAGAAATACGCCAACAAGCGTACGATCAACAAACTGATTGTAAATTCTGTTCTTGAAACGTGTCAATTACAAATGGGAATGACAGAACTTCACCCGGGAAGTGTTTGGAATACAATGCCTTCACATACTCACACAAGAAGAATGGAAGCTTATTTCTATTTCGATTTGGAAGAAGGTCAGACAATCAGTCATTTCTTAGGACAGCCTCAGGAAACGCGTCATATTTTTATGCAAAATCGTCAAGCTGTGCTATCTCCGGAATGGTCTATCCACTCGGGAGTAGGAACTTCTAATTATACTTTTATCTGGGGTATGGCCGGCGAAAACATGGACTACGGCGATATGGACGGTATCAAAACTAACGAACTAAAGTAA
- the uxaC gene encoding glucuronate isomerase → MKPFITDNFLLQNKYAEELYFKYAEKQPIIDYHNHLIPKDIAEDTIFENISKVWIAGDHYKWRAMRTMGVNEKFITGDASDKEKFEAWAKTVPYTLRNPLYHWTHLELKRYFGIDELLNADNASEIYENITAQLQTREKSTRGLLKMMNVESLCTTEDPTDLLNYHQDLAKSDFSIKVSTAFRPDKAILIENHNFADYISKLGESAGIEINSYQTLCDALLKRIEYFHENGCRLCDHGLNNISFEEFTEAEVSTIFNDKISGKVIAEKQVNQFKTAILLFLGEAYHKFGWVQQFHLGALRNNNERMHRILGPDTGWDSIGDFVQAETLSKLLNTLDGKDKLTKTILYNLNPADNEIFATMIGNFNDGSIKGKVQFGSGWWFLDQKDGMIKQMNALSNMGLISCFVGMLTDSRSFLSYPRHEYFRRVLCNLFGEEMKNGELPDDIELIGKTISDICYHNAKNYFDF, encoded by the coding sequence ATGAAACCTTTTATTACAGATAATTTTTTATTACAAAATAAATACGCTGAAGAATTATACTTCAAGTATGCAGAAAAGCAACCCATCATTGATTATCATAATCACTTGATTCCTAAAGATATTGCAGAAGACACTATTTTCGAAAATATTTCAAAGGTTTGGATTGCAGGCGACCATTACAAATGGAGAGCGATGCGTACAATGGGCGTGAACGAAAAATTCATCACGGGAGATGCTTCAGATAAAGAAAAATTTGAAGCTTGGGCAAAAACGGTTCCTTATACATTAAGAAATCCTTTGTATCACTGGACGCATTTAGAACTAAAAAGATATTTCGGAATTGATGAATTATTAAATGCAGACAACGCATCTGAAATTTACGAAAACATCACCGCTCAGCTTCAGACTCGTGAAAAATCGACAAGAGGTTTATTAAAAATGATGAATGTAGAATCTCTGTGCACAACAGAAGATCCTACAGATCTATTGAATTATCATCAGGATTTGGCGAAAAGTGACTTCTCTATTAAAGTGAGTACCGCTTTCCGTCCTGATAAAGCGATTTTAATTGAAAACCACAACTTTGCAGATTATATTTCAAAATTAGGCGAATCTGCCGGAATTGAAATTAATTCTTATCAAACATTGTGTGATGCTTTACTAAAAAGAATCGAATATTTCCACGAAAACGGATGCAGACTTTGCGACCACGGATTGAACAATATTTCTTTCGAAGAATTTACAGAAGCAGAAGTAAGCACGATTTTCAATGATAAAATCTCAGGAAAAGTAATCGCTGAAAAGCAGGTGAATCAATTCAAAACAGCAATTTTATTATTCTTAGGTGAGGCTTATCACAAATTTGGATGGGTTCAGCAGTTCCACTTGGGGGCATTGAGAAATAATAACGAAAGAATGCACAGAATTCTAGGTCCGGATACGGGTTGGGATTCTATTGGTGACTTCGTTCAGGCTGAAACTTTGTCTAAATTATTAAATACTTTAGATGGAAAAGATAAATTAACAAAGACAATTTTATATAATTTAAATCCTGCCGACAATGAGATTTTCGCGACAATGATAGGTAATTTTAATGACGGTAGCATCAAAGGAAAAGTACAGTTCGGTTCAGGATGGTGGTTCCTTGACCAGAAAGACGGAATGATCAAGCAGATGAACGCCCTTTCAAACATGGGATTGATCAGCTGTTTCGTCGGAATGTTGACGGATTCCAGAAGTTTCCTTTCTTACCCGAGACACGAGTATTTCAGAAGAGTATTGTGTAATCTTTTCGGTGAAGAGATGAAAAATGGTGAATTACCTGATGATATCGAACTGATCGGTAAGACGATTTCAGATATTTGTTATCATAATGCTAAAAATTATTTTGATTTTTAA